A region of the Candidatus Binatia bacterium genome:
GAGACCATCATCAACAAAAGCGAGAAGGTCAAGGAACTCAAGAAGAAGGCCAAGGACAAGGAGCTGACGGACAAGCAGAAGAAGCAGCTCACCGAGGAGGAGAAGGAGTACAAGTCCAAGCGCAAGCTCGTGCAGGAGAAGCTGATCAAGTTCGCGACGCGGATTCCTGCGTTCATGTACCTGACCGACTTCCGCGAGAACACGCTGCAGGACGTGATCACCAAGTTCGAGCCAGACTTGTTCC
Encoded here:
- a CDS encoding restriction endonuclease, whose amino-acid sequence is ETIINKSEKVKELKKKAKDKELTDKQKKQLTEEEKEYKSKRKLVQEKLIKFATRIPAFMYLTDFRENTLQDVITKFEPDLFLAVTGLTVQDFHLLVGLKVFNTEQMNQAVFAFRRYEDASLRYTGIDSHPGLTHYGLYDTVVAREDAPPYKSAG